CACGAGGACGCCTACTTCATCGCCATGGAGTACGTCGCCGGGCGCGACGTGCGGACCATCCTGGAGCGCTACCGTCGCCGCAAGGAGATCATGCCCACCGCGCAGGCGGTGTTCATCATCTCCAAGCTGTGTGACGGCCTGGACTACGCCCACCGGAAGAAGGACGCACGCGGGCAGGACCTGCACATCATCCACCGTGACGTGTCGCCGCAGAACGTCCTCATCTCCTACGAGGGCGAGGTCAAGGTCATCGACTTCGGCATCGCCAAGGCGGCCAACCGCTCGCAGAAGACGCAGGCCGGAATCCTGAAGGGCAAGTTCGGCTACATGAGCCCGGAGCAGGTCCGGGGCATGCCCATCGACCGGCGCAGCGACATCTTCGCAGTGGGCGTGCTGCTGTACGAGATGCTCACGGGCGAGAAGCTGTTCGTCGGCGAGTCGGACTTCTCCACCCTCGAGAAGGTGCGCAACGCCGACGTCCCGCTGCCGCGCGAGTTCAACCCGAACATCCCTCCGGGGCTGGAGAAGGTCGTCCTCAAGGCGCTCGCGCGTGAGCCGGAGGAGCGCTACCAGTGGGCGTCCGACCTGGCCGAGGACCTGATGCGGTTCCTCCTGGCCGGCGATGCCATCTACTCGTCCAAGCACCTGTCCTCCTTCATGAAGGAGGCTTTTGCCGAGGACATGCTCCGCGAGTCGGAGAAGATGGAGCGCTACGCTGGCATCGAGCGCCCGGACCAGATCGAGACCTCGGGCGTCACCGTGCCGCCTCCCGCGCCGCCGCGGCCGTCCTCGCAGGTCAGCAAGCGGGTCCCTCCCCCCGCGGTGGTGGTGACCGGCTCCCCTGCGGGCCGCGCGCCCACCGCTCCCGCCGCGCCCGCTCCGGGCTACATCCCGCCTCCCACCGCCGAGGAGCTCGCGGAGATGGACGGCGGTGGCGCCGACAAGACGCAGATTGTCGACTCGACGCAGACCTTCCGCGCTCCCGAGACGCGCATCGCGGACAGCAGCGTGGTGGTGGACGACAGCATCACGGGTCGTTCGGAGAACCCCATCCAGACGGGGAGCGGCGGCACGGCTTCCGCCTTCAACTACCGGGACCCGCCTCCCGAGCCCGGGCCGAAGAAGGGCAAGAGTGGCCCCAAGGCCCAGGTCGTCATCAGCAGCGATGACGGAGAGGCCTACGCGGGCGCCACGATGATTGGCCCCGCGCCGACCGCGCCTCCCTCCCGCTCCCGGTCCGAACAGGAGCATGAGGAAGAGGCCACGGGCGACATCCCCGTTCCGGTGGCCGGCAGGAGCAGCCGGGCCCAGCCGCGGGCGCAGCCGCCCCGGCAGGCGAAGCCGGCCTACGACGAGCCGCAAGACGATGCGCTCTCCGGTCGCGACGGGCCTGACGACTACGCCGATGAGGACGCCCGTCGGAACGACGAGCAGGATTATCAGCAGGAGGAAGAGGTCACCGGCTCCGTGCCGGTGGCCCCGCCCGTGGCCGCGAAGAAGGGCGCGAAGCCCGTGCCTGCCCCGAAGGCCAAGGTCAAAGCCAAGGTCCCCGCGAAGGGCAAGCCGTTCGTCGCGAAGAACCTGCCCAAGCCGGTCCTGTTCGCCGCGGCGGCGGGCATCGTGCTCGTGCTGGTCGCCATCGGCGTGGTGGCGCTCAGTCCGCCCTCGGCAGGCGAGGTCACCTTCATGGTGTCCCCCGCCAATGGCGCACGCATCGAGGTGAACGGCGAGGAGGTCCAGCCCAACACGCTCCTGTCGCTCGCCCCCGGTCAGTACCGCGTCGTCGCCACCGCTCCTGGCCATCAGCGCAAGGAGAAGCTGGTGGAGGTCGCCGCCGGCAAGCGCGAAGGCGTGTCGCTCATGCTCGAGCCCATGGCGGAGCAGCCCGCCGGTGGCCAGCAGCCCGAGCCCGGTACGCGCCCCGGGGCGGGCCAGGTCACTGTCGCTCCCGGCAAGACCGAGCCTGGCACCCAGCAGCCCGGGGCGGGCAAGGACCCGGAGAACACCCCTCCCTCGGGGACGACCGTGTCTCCGGGCAACACGGAGCCCGGCGCGGGTGAGCCGGCCGGTACCGTGGCGCAGAAGCCCC
The sequence above is a segment of the Pyxidicoccus xibeiensis genome. Coding sequences within it:
- a CDS encoding serine/threonine-protein kinase — translated: MKKPTIFGKYLLLERVNVGGMAEVFIAKAFGVEGFERILAIKKILPTMAEDEEFITMFIDEARISVQLNHANVVHIHELGKHEDAYFIAMEYVAGRDVRTILERYRRRKEIMPTAQAVFIISKLCDGLDYAHRKKDARGQDLHIIHRDVSPQNVLISYEGEVKVIDFGIAKAANRSQKTQAGILKGKFGYMSPEQVRGMPIDRRSDIFAVGVLLYEMLTGEKLFVGESDFSTLEKVRNADVPLPREFNPNIPPGLEKVVLKALAREPEERYQWASDLAEDLMRFLLAGDAIYSSKHLSSFMKEAFAEDMLRESEKMERYAGIERPDQIETSGVTVPPPAPPRPSSQVSKRVPPPAVVVTGSPAGRAPTAPAAPAPGYIPPPTAEELAEMDGGGADKTQIVDSTQTFRAPETRIADSSVVVDDSITGRSENPIQTGSGGTASAFNYRDPPPEPGPKKGKSGPKAQVVISSDDGEAYAGATMIGPAPTAPPSRSRSEQEHEEEATGDIPVPVAGRSSRAQPRAQPPRQAKPAYDEPQDDALSGRDGPDDYADEDARRNDEQDYQQEEEVTGSVPVAPPVAAKKGAKPVPAPKAKVKAKVPAKGKPFVAKNLPKPVLFAAAAGIVLVLVAIGVVALSPPSAGEVTFMVSPANGARIEVNGEEVQPNTLLSLAPGQYRVVATAPGHQRKEKLVEVAAGKREGVSLMLEPMAEQPAGGQQPEPGTRPGAGQVTVAPGKTEPGTQQPGAGKDPENTPPSGTTVSPGNTEPGAGEPAGTVAQKPREPEKTPEPETAPEPETPPEPKKVAAIFEGDEEAEIVVNGKRLGRTPEARMAGLEVGKTYRFTAKRAGYKTYEGRFTADGSRDEMKVAFELTKEPEQIVREPAPRPTPRPTPPPPTPKVKPGKVMGKFACSTKPAGADILVDGKKTGRQTPVPLSSPLMLPVGNRKVSFKLNGKTTKPVVVAITEDGVAKLLNVPIE